A genomic window from Planctomycetota bacterium includes:
- a CDS encoding NAD(P)H-hydrate dehydratase: MFDIGQDIERLVRPADAHKGQFGHVLVLAGSTGFAGAACLAAEAALRSGAGLVTLGVPASLLPVVAAKLTACMTHPFREVPGGAFALGALPDMLRFAARCDVVALGPGIGRHRSTQKLVHALIRSLGKPLVLDADGLNALEGCAEVLDAASAPVIITPHPGEMARLTGLATSAVQASRSEVALRFAREHSVITVLKGHRTVVSDGRQQYVSWSGNPGMATGGTGDVLTGMIAALLAQGLPPYSAAYLGVSLHGLAGDLAVERTGEQALTATDILAHIGAAFCEACGRAWNPKRSSG, from the coding sequence GTGTTCGACATCGGCCAGGACATCGAGCGACTCGTCCGCCCCGCAGACGCCCACAAGGGGCAGTTCGGCCACGTTCTGGTGCTGGCCGGCTCCACGGGCTTCGCCGGCGCCGCCTGCCTCGCCGCCGAGGCCGCCCTGCGCAGTGGGGCGGGCCTGGTGACGCTCGGCGTGCCCGCCTCGCTGCTGCCCGTCGTGGCGGCCAAGCTCACCGCCTGCATGACCCACCCGTTCCGCGAAGTCCCGGGCGGGGCCTTCGCCCTGGGCGCGCTGCCCGACATGCTCCGCTTCGCCGCGCGGTGCGACGTGGTGGCCCTCGGGCCGGGCATCGGCCGCCACCGCTCGACCCAGAAGCTTGTCCACGCGCTCATCCGCTCGCTCGGCAAGCCGCTGGTACTCGATGCCGACGGCCTCAACGCGCTCGAGGGCTGTGCCGAGGTGCTCGATGCCGCCTCGGCGCCCGTCATCATCACCCCCCACCCGGGCGAAATGGCGCGCCTGACCGGCTTGGCGACGAGCGCCGTGCAGGCGAGTCGCAGCGAAGTGGCCCTCCGCTTCGCGCGCGAGCACTCCGTCATCACGGTGCTCAAGGGGCACCGCACGGTGGTGAGCGACGGGCGCCAGCAGTACGTGAGCTGGTCGGGCAACCCGGGCATGGCCACCGGCGGCACGGGAGACGTGCTCACCGGCATGATCGCCGCCCTGCTCGCCCAGGGCCTGCCGCCGTATTCCGCTGCGTACCTCGGCGTGAGCCTGCACGGCCTCGCCGGCGACCTGGCCGTCGAGAGGACCGGCGAACAGGCCCTCACGGCCACCGACATCCTGGCCCACATCGGCGCGGCCTTCTGCGAAGCCTGCGGCCGCGCGTGGAATCCCAAGAGGAGTTCCGGATGA
- a CDS encoding bifunctional 4-hydroxy-2-oxoglutarate aldolase/2-dehydro-3-deoxy-phosphogluconate aldolase — protein MSQRTEVMSWVRKHRIVAVVRSTTDQVRPVVDALLEGGVCCIEITFTVPKAPEVIAIVKRAYAGQVVLGAGTVTDTQRATEAIEAGARYLVAPNTNLDVIRLCAERDVAVMPGAFTPTEIAAAWHAGADCVKLFPAELGGIPYLKAVRAPLPEVPIMPTGGVDVANAAEWLKAGAVALGVGSNLVRKDALASGNYALITQTARQFVAAVASA, from the coding sequence TTGTCCCAGCGCACCGAAGTGATGTCGTGGGTCCGCAAGCACCGGATCGTCGCCGTCGTGCGCAGCACCACCGACCAGGTGCGGCCCGTGGTGGACGCGCTGCTCGAGGGCGGCGTGTGCTGCATCGAGATCACCTTCACCGTGCCCAAGGCCCCCGAGGTGATCGCGATCGTGAAGAGGGCCTATGCCGGCCAGGTGGTCCTGGGCGCGGGCACAGTGACCGACACGCAGCGGGCCACCGAGGCCATCGAGGCCGGGGCGCGCTACCTCGTGGCGCCCAACACGAACCTCGATGTGATCCGCCTGTGCGCCGAGCGCGACGTGGCCGTGATGCCCGGCGCCTTCACCCCCACCGAGATCGCCGCGGCCTGGCACGCGGGCGCCGACTGCGTGAAGCTCTTCCCCGCCGAGCTGGGCGGCATCCCGTACCTCAAGGCGGTGCGCGCCCCGCTGCCTGAGGTGCCCATCATGCCCACGGGCGGCGTGGACGTGGCGAACGCCGCCGAGTGGCTCAAGGCGGGAGCCGTGGCGCTCGGCGTCGGCTCCAACCTCGTGCGCAAGGACGCCCTGGCCAGCGGCAACTATGCACTGATCACCCAGACCGCGAGGCAGTTCGTCGCGGCCGTCGCCAGCGCGTGA
- the larB gene encoding nickel pincer cofactor biosynthesis protein LarB encodes MNVQALRELLTQVQAGQVDPEAALDRIRRLPFQDLGFANVDTHRALRCGVPEVVFCPGKTPAQVAAIAQRLLAEGCEVLATRAEPAIFEAVRGVCPEAEYHEAARAIVCGRKPKEPPPGNILVVSAGTSDIPVAEEARVTAEVLGNRVAKLYDVGVAGIHRLLQRADHVFDANVLIVVAGMEGALASVVGGLARRPVIAVPTSIGYGASFGGLAALLAMLNSCASSVCVVNIDNGFGAGYVASLINHTNLPSPGRSSPCPSAPK; translated from the coding sequence ATGAACGTGCAGGCGCTCCGCGAACTCCTGACGCAGGTTCAGGCGGGCCAGGTGGACCCCGAGGCGGCTCTCGACCGCATCCGCCGGCTGCCGTTCCAGGACCTGGGCTTCGCCAACGTGGACACTCACCGCGCCCTGCGCTGCGGGGTGCCCGAGGTCGTCTTCTGCCCGGGCAAGACTCCCGCGCAAGTGGCCGCCATCGCCCAACGCCTCCTCGCCGAGGGCTGCGAAGTGCTCGCCACGCGGGCCGAGCCGGCCATCTTCGAGGCCGTCCGCGGCGTGTGCCCCGAGGCGGAGTACCACGAGGCCGCCCGCGCCATCGTGTGCGGCCGCAAGCCCAAGGAGCCGCCGCCCGGCAACATCCTGGTCGTCAGCGCCGGCACCAGCGACATCCCCGTGGCCGAGGAGGCGCGTGTCACCGCCGAGGTGCTCGGCAACCGCGTGGCGAAGCTGTACGACGTCGGCGTCGCCGGCATCCATCGCCTGCTCCAGCGCGCCGACCACGTTTTCGACGCCAACGTGCTGATCGTGGTGGCCGGCATGGAGGGCGCGCTGGCCAGCGTGGTGGGCGGCCTCGCGCGGCGGCCCGTCATCGCCGTGCCCACGAGCATCGGCTACGGCGCCAGCTTCGGCGGCCTCGCCGCGCTGCTCGCCATGCTCAATAGCTGCGCCTCCAGCGTCTGCGTGGTGAACATTGACAACGGCTTCGGAGCGGGCTACGTGGCCTCGCTGATCAACCACACCAACCTCCCCAGCCCGGGAAGGAGCTCCCCTTGTCCCAGCGCACCGAAGTGA
- the tsaD gene encoding tRNA (adenosine(37)-N6)-threonylcarbamoyltransferase complex transferase subunit TsaD, whose protein sequence is MRVLGIETSCDETAAAVVEDGTRVLSSVVASQEHLHAKYGGVVPEIACRAHVEAVVPTIEQALQRAGAALGSLDAVAVTTCPGLIGALLIGVAAAKTLSWLLGVPLAAVNHLEAHLYAPALVEPLEYPLVGLIASGGHTILLHAESPIDTDVIGTTTDDAAGEAFDKAAAVLGLSYPGGPAIDRAARGGNPGAVAFPRTRLEPGSFDFSFSGLKTAVLYQCYGQNVRGRGQAPLPPDTVADVAASFQEAVVDVLVEKSVRAALSRGVSTLVAGGGVACNSRLRTRLAEEAGKVGLKLRFAPPALCTDNAAMVAGLGAHLIAAGRQAGLDVAPTPYLPFSRSLRKGKTG, encoded by the coding sequence ATGCGTGTCCTCGGCATCGAAACGTCCTGCGACGAGACGGCGGCGGCAGTGGTCGAGGACGGCACGCGCGTGTTGAGCAGCGTCGTCGCCTCCCAGGAGCACCTGCACGCGAAGTACGGCGGCGTGGTGCCTGAGATCGCCTGCCGGGCCCACGTGGAGGCCGTCGTGCCCACCATCGAACAGGCCCTCCAGCGCGCGGGGGCGGCCCTCGGCTCGCTCGACGCGGTGGCGGTGACCACCTGCCCCGGTCTCATCGGCGCGCTGCTGATCGGCGTCGCGGCCGCCAAGACGCTGAGCTGGCTCCTCGGCGTGCCGCTCGCCGCCGTGAACCACCTCGAGGCCCACCTCTATGCGCCCGCCCTCGTGGAGCCGCTCGAGTACCCGCTCGTCGGTCTCATCGCCTCGGGAGGCCACACGATTCTGCTCCACGCCGAGAGCCCCATTGACACCGACGTGATCGGCACGACCACCGACGACGCGGCCGGCGAGGCATTCGACAAGGCCGCCGCCGTCCTCGGCCTCTCCTACCCCGGCGGACCCGCCATTGACCGGGCGGCCAGAGGCGGCAACCCCGGGGCCGTGGCTTTTCCCCGCACACGGCTCGAGCCCGGCTCGTTCGACTTCAGCTTCAGCGGCCTCAAGACCGCCGTGCTCTACCAGTGCTACGGCCAGAACGTGCGCGGCCGCGGCCAAGCGCCCCTGCCGCCCGACACCGTGGCCGACGTCGCGGCCTCGTTCCAGGAGGCCGTGGTGGACGTGTTGGTCGAGAAGAGCGTGCGGGCCGCCCTCTCGCGCGGCGTGAGCACGCTGGTGGCCGGCGGCGGCGTGGCCTGCAACTCACGCCTGCGCACCCGCCTGGCCGAGGAAGCGGGCAAGGTCGGCCTCAAACTCCGCTTCGCGCCCCCGGCTCTGTGCACCGACAATGCCGCCATGGTGGCCGGCCTCGGCGCCCATCTGATCGCCGCGGGGCGACAGGCCGGGCTCGATGTGGCCCCCACCCCCTATCTGCCCTTCTCGCGCTCGCTCAGGAAAGGGAAAACCGGCTGA
- a CDS encoding S41 family peptidase has translation MRAREIVLLVLVAFLLVLKVAPGAEKREESYANFKTFVTVLEQVKRNYVVPVDDSKLFYGAFKGMLAELDPYSQFMTREDVEQLEVDTEGEFGGLGIEITVDQNRILTVITPLEDTPAMKAGVLPGDRIVEIEGHNTYNMTLMDAVKRLRGKPGTKVTITVVHQLTGKRETLTITRDIIKVKSVRAVRMVDPGAKVGYVRINNFQRTTVDELTQAVKKLLADGMQAMVLDLRRNPGGLLDSAVGVADLFIEKGVIVSTKGRSPDTSHQFDAQKEGTFPNFPLAVLVSNFSASGSEIVAGAIQDHHRGIIVGQRSYGKASVQSILSLEGGCKLRLTTARYYTPAGRLIHREIDAKENEPWGIHPDLEVKMTVEDELGLSEHFRDERVSETNNGAKPPKPEVQPPLEEGEMKPDARKEGEKKEFVDTALVRAVDALKAIMVVQRR, from the coding sequence ATGCGCGCGCGCGAAATCGTCCTGCTGGTGCTCGTGGCCTTCCTCCTCGTTCTCAAGGTGGCGCCAGGCGCCGAGAAGCGCGAGGAGAGCTACGCGAACTTCAAGACCTTTGTCACCGTGCTCGAACAGGTGAAGCGCAACTACGTGGTGCCGGTGGACGACTCGAAGCTCTTCTACGGCGCCTTCAAGGGCATGCTCGCCGAGCTCGACCCCTACAGCCAGTTCATGACCCGCGAGGACGTCGAGCAGCTCGAGGTGGACACCGAGGGCGAGTTCGGCGGCCTGGGCATCGAGATCACGGTTGACCAGAACCGCATCCTCACCGTGATCACGCCGCTCGAGGACACGCCGGCAATGAAGGCGGGCGTCCTGCCCGGCGACCGCATCGTGGAGATCGAGGGACACAACACGTACAACATGACCTTGATGGACGCCGTGAAGCGCCTGCGCGGCAAGCCGGGCACCAAGGTCACCATCACCGTGGTGCACCAGCTCACGGGCAAGCGTGAGACGCTCACGATCACGCGCGACATCATCAAGGTCAAGAGCGTCCGCGCCGTGCGGATGGTGGACCCCGGGGCCAAGGTGGGCTACGTGCGCATCAACAACTTCCAGCGCACCACGGTGGACGAGCTGACCCAGGCCGTCAAGAAGCTGCTGGCCGATGGGATGCAGGCCATGGTGCTGGACCTGCGGCGCAACCCCGGCGGCCTGCTCGACAGCGCCGTGGGCGTGGCCGACCTCTTCATCGAGAAGGGCGTCATCGTGTCCACCAAGGGCCGCAGCCCCGACACCTCGCACCAGTTCGACGCGCAGAAGGAGGGCACCTTCCCGAACTTCCCCCTGGCCGTGCTGGTGTCGAACTTCAGCGCCAGCGGCTCCGAGATCGTGGCGGGCGCCATCCAGGACCACCATCGCGGGATCATCGTCGGCCAGCGCTCCTACGGCAAGGCCTCCGTGCAGAGCATCCTGTCGCTCGAGGGCGGCTGCAAGCTGCGCCTCACCACGGCCCGCTACTACACGCCCGCCGGCCGCCTGATCCACCGCGAGATTGACGCCAAGGAGAACGAACCCTGGGGCATTCACCCCGACCTCGAGGTGAAGATGACGGTGGAAGACGAACTCGGCCTCAGCGAGCACTTCCGCGACGAGCGGGTGAGCGAGACCAACAACGGCGCGAAGCCGCCGAAGCCCGAGGTCCAGCCTCCCCTCGAAGAGGGCGAGATGAAGCCCGACGCCCGTAAGGAGGGCGAGAAGAAGGAATTTGTGGATACTGCCCTCGTGCGGGCCGTGGATGCGCTGAAGGCGATCATGGTCGTCCAGAGGCGCTAA
- a CDS encoding biotin--[acetyl-CoA-carboxylase] ligase — MLDAEAIRASLDNGWAQAELRVLGSVSSTSDIAWAWADAGCAEGTAVFAEEQVQGRGRFGRAWLSPRGRGLLMSFVLRPETGDIGPAHITALAAVAVAEAIEAEAGLAAGIRWPNDVVLAGRKVAGILTECRGARVAPCVVGIGINVNTLRGELPEEIRPTATSLAIEAGRPFAREAVAGAVLRRVGVHYREALAGRWAGVAEQWARRAALLGQAVRVQTQRSSHEGRLVASDPLLGVELEFPGGERRAFRAEEALRVLPLAAGAGSD; from the coding sequence ATGCTGGACGCTGAGGCGATTCGGGCATCGCTGGATAACGGGTGGGCGCAGGCCGAGCTGCGGGTGCTGGGCAGCGTGAGCTCCACCAGCGACATCGCGTGGGCCTGGGCCGACGCCGGGTGCGCGGAGGGCACCGCGGTGTTCGCCGAGGAGCAGGTGCAGGGCCGCGGCCGGTTCGGCAGGGCCTGGCTGAGTCCCAGGGGCCGGGGGCTCCTGATGTCGTTCGTGCTCCGGCCCGAGACGGGCGACATCGGCCCCGCGCACATCACGGCGTTGGCCGCGGTGGCCGTGGCGGAGGCCATCGAGGCCGAGGCGGGCCTTGCCGCGGGCATCCGCTGGCCGAACGACGTGGTGCTCGCCGGCCGCAAGGTGGCCGGCATCCTCACGGAGTGCCGCGGCGCCAGGGTGGCCCCGTGCGTCGTGGGCATCGGCATCAACGTGAACACGCTGCGCGGCGAGCTTCCCGAGGAGATCCGCCCGACGGCTACCAGCCTGGCGATCGAGGCCGGCAGGCCGTTCGCCCGCGAGGCGGTCGCAGGCGCGGTGTTGCGTCGCGTGGGCGTGCACTACCGCGAGGCGCTGGCGGGCCGCTGGGCCGGCGTCGCCGAGCAATGGGCGCGGCGGGCCGCCCTGCTGGGCCAGGCGGTCCGCGTGCAGACCCAGCGGAGCAGCCACGAGGGGCGCCTGGTCGCCAGCGACCCCCTGCTGGGCGTCGAGCTCGAGTTCCCCGGCGGCGAACGCCGGGCCTTCCGGGCCGAGGAGGCCCTCCGCGTGCTGCCGCTCGCCGCAGGCGCGGGTTCTGATTGA
- a CDS encoding mannose-1-phosphate guanylyltransferase has translation MLHAVIMAGGSGRRFWPESRRNRPKQVLPIVGSRPMIAETLRRLEGLVPVERTTIVTHESQAAPILECLGVGPLPRVLAEPFGRDTAACIGLAAVHVRRDDPDGIMLAMPADQVIEPAARFQEVMLAAAEVAAGQDALVTCGIRPRHPATGYGYIHRGARVAEARGIPVYEVQRFREKPARAVAEEYLASGDYYWNSGIFCWRASTILDALRRFTPRLHAALERIGGAIATPNAATVLREAYEPLERISIDYAVLERAEKIRVIEADFEWADVGSWDSVLRLRGAEADENGNILSGCCAVIDVANSLILGDADHLLGVVGLEGVVIVRTPDATLVCSRRSAEEVKQLVDAIENRRLTRYL, from the coding sequence ATGCTCCACGCCGTCATCATGGCGGGCGGCAGCGGCAGGCGCTTCTGGCCCGAGAGCCGACGCAACCGCCCCAAGCAGGTGCTGCCCATCGTCGGCAGCCGCCCGATGATCGCTGAAACGCTGCGGCGCCTCGAGGGCCTGGTGCCCGTCGAGCGCACGACCATCGTCACCCACGAGTCGCAGGCGGCCCCGATCCTCGAGTGCCTGGGCGTGGGGCCGTTGCCGCGCGTCCTCGCCGAGCCGTTCGGCCGGGACACTGCCGCCTGCATCGGGCTGGCCGCCGTGCACGTGCGGCGCGACGACCCCGACGGCATCATGCTCGCGATGCCGGCCGACCAGGTGATCGAGCCGGCCGCCCGGTTCCAAGAGGTGATGCTCGCGGCGGCCGAGGTGGCGGCGGGCCAGGATGCCCTCGTCACCTGCGGCATCCGGCCGCGGCACCCCGCCACCGGCTATGGCTACATTCATCGCGGGGCGCGCGTGGCGGAGGCCCGAGGCATCCCGGTCTACGAGGTCCAGCGTTTCCGCGAGAAGCCGGCCCGAGCCGTGGCCGAGGAGTACCTGGCCTCGGGCGACTACTATTGGAACAGCGGCATCTTCTGCTGGCGCGCGAGCACGATCCTGGACGCCTTGCGGCGCTTCACGCCGCGGCTGCACGCGGCCCTCGAGCGCATCGGGGGCGCCATCGCCACCCCCAACGCCGCCACCGTGCTGCGCGAGGCCTATGAGCCGCTCGAGCGCATCTCCATTGACTATGCGGTGCTCGAGCGCGCCGAGAAGATTCGCGTGATCGAGGCGGACTTCGAGTGGGCGGACGTTGGCTCGTGGGACTCCGTGCTTCGGCTCCGCGGCGCGGAGGCCGATGAGAACGGCAACATCCTCTCGGGCTGCTGCGCGGTGATTGACGTGGCCAACTCGCTCATCCTGGGAGATGCCGACCACCTGCTTGGCGTCGTGGGCCTCGAAGGCGTGGTGATCGTCCGCACGCCGGACGCCACGCTCGTCTGCTCGCGGCGCAGCGCCGAGGAGGTGAAGCAGCTCGTGGACGCCATCGAGAACAGGCGGCTCACCCGCTATCTCTAG
- the ruvX gene encoding Holliday junction resolvase RuvX, translating into MRLLGIDYGDRRIGLAIGDTDVGIAMGLPTLERPSPATDVTEPLRRICREQGIQRIIVGLPVNMDSTHGERARLSLAFVQSLRNALGIEVEAYDERLTTQQADRAMLEGNLSRKKRQARVDRLAAQLLLQSYLDAMRGPK; encoded by the coding sequence ATGCGCCTGCTGGGGATTGACTACGGCGACCGGCGCATCGGCCTGGCCATCGGCGACACCGACGTGGGGATCGCCATGGGCCTCCCCACGCTCGAGCGCCCCTCCCCCGCTACCGACGTCACCGAGCCCCTGCGACGCATCTGCCGCGAGCAGGGCATCCAGCGCATCATCGTCGGCTTGCCGGTGAACATGGACAGCACGCACGGCGAACGGGCGCGCCTGTCGCTCGCGTTCGTGCAGAGCCTGCGCAACGCCCTGGGGATCGAGGTGGAAGCGTACGACGAGCGCCTGACCACCCAACAGGCCGACCGCGCGATGCTCGAGGGGAACCTCTCGCGGAAGAAGCGCCAGGCTCGCGTGGACCGCCTGGCCGCCCAGCTTCTGCTTCAGAGCTATCTCGATGCTATGCGGGGGCCGAAGTAG
- a CDS encoding MFS transporter has product MAPQPCPRDRPLPIFSWAMYDFANTIYSAVVVTAFFPVFMARLAGRDLYTGIAQTLSMIAAGLFVPIAGAVADRTGRAKRYLFWFTLACCGAAAAIGVVANDRLYDAAAGSPAPGLVLVAALACFGIANLAYQASLVFYDCLLPVVASPERQGRVSGLGVGLGYLGVVIALPIAQFAVGATGAMRTAFVVAGVAFFASSLPAFLYVHAPPPADKARVTRQMVAEQFRGLGRTLRRLWHVRPVLCFFVGNFLCTDVVNALIMWTRSYLMKGAGYTERGSLGVLVGMSVSAFVLGMGMGWLTDRLGSKRALLAATGSLGLCIVVAAATREPWVVIPTILVFGSGGLAGVWVAGRKFVLDVAPPEQVGEFFGLYGVTQKLSVFGCTLFAAMADWAGYRVALLSLLAPLALGMAFLAASRAERATSAPA; this is encoded by the coding sequence ATGGCTCCCCAGCCCTGCCCCAGGGACCGCCCCTTGCCCATCTTCAGTTGGGCGATGTACGACTTCGCGAACACGATCTACTCGGCGGTAGTGGTGACCGCGTTCTTCCCCGTCTTCATGGCCAGGCTGGCGGGGCGCGACCTCTACACGGGCATCGCGCAGACACTTTCCATGATCGCCGCCGGGCTGTTCGTGCCCATCGCGGGGGCCGTGGCCGACCGCACGGGGCGAGCGAAACGCTACCTCTTCTGGTTCACGCTCGCGTGCTGCGGGGCGGCGGCGGCGATTGGCGTGGTGGCGAACGACCGGCTCTACGACGCGGCGGCCGGCTCGCCGGCGCCGGGCCTGGTGCTGGTGGCCGCGCTCGCGTGCTTCGGCATCGCGAACCTGGCTTACCAGGCGTCGCTCGTCTTCTACGACTGCCTGCTGCCTGTCGTGGCTTCGCCCGAGCGCCAGGGGCGCGTGTCGGGCCTCGGGGTGGGGCTGGGCTACCTGGGCGTCGTCATCGCTCTGCCCATCGCGCAGTTCGCCGTGGGCGCCACGGGCGCGATGCGCACGGCGTTCGTTGTCGCGGGAGTGGCATTTTTTGCGAGCTCGTTGCCGGCCTTCCTCTACGTGCACGCCCCGCCGCCCGCCGACAAGGCGCGTGTGACGCGGCAGATGGTGGCCGAGCAGTTCCGCGGCCTGGGCCGCACGCTGCGGCGGCTCTGGCACGTCCGCCCCGTGCTCTGTTTCTTCGTCGGCAACTTCCTGTGCACCGACGTGGTGAACGCGCTGATCATGTGGACGCGGTCGTATCTGATGAAGGGGGCCGGCTACACCGAGAGGGGGTCGCTGGGCGTGCTGGTGGGGATGAGCGTGAGCGCGTTCGTGCTGGGGATGGGCATGGGATGGCTCACCGATCGCCTCGGCTCGAAACGCGCGCTCCTGGCCGCCACGGGCAGCCTGGGCCTCTGCATCGTTGTGGCCGCGGCGACCCGCGAGCCGTGGGTGGTGATCCCCACGATCCTGGTCTTCGGCAGCGGCGGGCTGGCCGGCGTGTGGGTGGCGGGACGCAAGTTCGTGCTCGACGTGGCGCCGCCCGAGCAGGTGGGCGAGTTCTTCGGCCTCTACGGCGTGACGCAGAAGCTCTCGGTGTTCGGCTGCACGCTCTTTGCGGCAATGGCCGACTGGGCGGGCTACCGCGTGGCCCTGTTGAGTCTGCTGGCGCCGCTGGCGCTGGGCATGGCCTTCCTGGCCGCCTCGCGGGCCGAGCGGGCTACTTCGGCCCCCGCATAG
- the waaF gene encoding lipopolysaccharide heptosyltransferase II produces MKVEAQRIVVRAPNWVGDVVMATPTFRALRENYPAAHLAVVLRPYVRPILAGSPWFDEVIATEDRGLGRFWALTRRLRAGRFDLGVILPNSFRTALEAWLGGVGYRIGYDRRRRGPLLSAPIAPPRDSKGRFVPRNMVDYYLTLCQHLGCQGLTQREELFITPECQARGDALLARHQVGPDARLIGMNPGGAFGSSKLWPADRFVVVADALAARGFRIILFGSPAERPILETIAGAMAHRPILPEPGELDLDVLKPLVRRCSLLVTNDTGARHYAVAFDVPVVCIMGSTSPLYTNVNLEKQAIVQVKVDCGPCQKKVCATDHRCMTLITPDLVLAAADRLLSGRFGQLPP; encoded by the coding sequence GTGAAGGTCGAAGCCCAACGCATCGTCGTCCGCGCCCCCAACTGGGTGGGCGACGTGGTGATGGCCACGCCGACCTTTCGCGCGCTCCGCGAGAACTACCCCGCCGCCCATCTGGCCGTCGTGCTGCGACCCTACGTCAGGCCCATCCTCGCCGGCTCGCCCTGGTTCGACGAGGTGATCGCCACCGAGGACCGCGGCCTGGGCCGCTTCTGGGCGCTCACGCGCCGGCTGCGAGCGGGGCGCTTCGACCTGGGCGTGATCCTGCCCAACTCATTCCGCACGGCGCTCGAGGCCTGGCTGGGCGGCGTGGGCTACCGCATCGGCTACGACCGCCGCCGTCGCGGCCCCCTGCTCAGCGCGCCCATCGCCCCGCCGCGCGACAGCAAGGGGCGCTTCGTGCCCCGCAACATGGTGGACTACTACCTCACGCTCTGCCAGCACCTCGGCTGCCAGGGCCTCACCCAGCGCGAGGAGCTGTTCATCACGCCCGAGTGCCAGGCCCGCGGCGACGCGCTGCTGGCCAGGCACCAGGTCGGCCCCGACGCCCGCCTCATCGGGATGAACCCCGGCGGCGCCTTCGGTTCGTCGAAGCTCTGGCCCGCCGACCGCTTCGTCGTCGTGGCCGATGCGCTGGCGGCCAGGGGCTTCCGCATCATCCTCTTTGGCTCGCCCGCCGAGCGGCCCATCCTCGAGACGATCGCCGGCGCGATGGCGCACAGGCCGATCCTGCCCGAACCCGGGGAACTGGACCTGGATGTGCTCAAGCCGCTCGTGCGCCGCTGCTCGCTGCTGGTGACCAACGACACGGGCGCGCGCCACTACGCCGTGGCCTTCGACGTGCCGGTGGTGTGCATCATGGGTTCCACCAGCCCCCTCTACACCAACGTGAACCTGGAGAAGCAGGCCATCGTGCAGGTGAAGGTGGACTGCGGCCCCTGCCAGAAGAAGGTGTGCGCCACCGACCACCGGTGCATGACGCTCATCACGCCCGACCTGGTGCTCGCCGCCGCGGACCGGCTGCTGAGCGGGCGCTTCGGCCAGCTTCCCCCCTGA